From a single Alloactinosynnema sp. L-07 genomic region:
- a CDS encoding Lrp/AsnC family transcriptional regulator — protein MDEIDRALIARLQQDATTPYAALGQEVGLSGAAAHERVRKLRERGVIRRTTIDVDPVAVGKGVLAYVMVEAATWMGDPDTGSALEALPWVEEAHIIAGGASLLAKVRASTTADLQRALKDIFAIKGVTGTQTIVVLETFFERPVAVDV, from the coding sequence ATGGACGAGATTGACCGAGCGCTGATCGCCCGGCTGCAACAGGACGCGACCACACCGTACGCCGCCCTTGGTCAGGAAGTCGGCCTGTCCGGCGCCGCCGCCCACGAGCGCGTCCGCAAACTCCGCGAGCGCGGCGTCATCCGCCGAACGACCATCGACGTCGACCCGGTCGCCGTCGGCAAGGGCGTACTGGCCTACGTCATGGTCGAGGCCGCGACCTGGATGGGCGACCCGGACACGGGCTCGGCGCTGGAAGCCCTGCCCTGGGTCGAGGAGGCCCACATCATCGCGGGCGGCGCGTCCCTGCTGGCCAAGGTCCGCGCGTCGACGACCGCCGACCTGCAACGCGCCCTCAAGGACATCTTCGCCATCAAGGGCGTCACCGGAACCCAGACCATCGTGGTCCTGGAGACTTTCTTCGAACGCCCGGTCGCCGTCGATGTCTGA
- a CDS encoding XdhC family protein, whose amino-acid sequence MGTPDSCDVAHGVVSAETGTRTLVAVFATAVADHLLRYGADLGYHTILLEPERARVGHPGAKVITHPPADLGDSTDVVVTDHHRAELGPVLRDVLNARPRWVGVMGNPRHAAPHIAALRGLGVDEALIESVRRPIGLNIGSRTPAEIAIATLAGLIADRNGKPGGFEF is encoded by the coding sequence ATGGGCACACCCGATTCCTGCGACGTCGCGCACGGCGTCGTCAGCGCCGAGACCGGGACGCGCACCCTGGTCGCGGTCTTCGCCACCGCCGTGGCCGACCATCTCCTGCGTTACGGCGCCGACCTCGGCTATCACACGATCCTGCTTGAGCCGGAACGCGCGCGCGTCGGCCATCCGGGGGCGAAGGTGATCACACATCCGCCCGCCGACCTCGGGGACAGCACCGACGTCGTCGTCACCGACCATCACCGCGCCGAGCTCGGGCCGGTCCTGCGCGACGTGCTCAACGCCCGGCCGCGATGGGTCGGCGTGATGGGCAACCCGCGACACGCCGCGCCGCACATCGCCGCCCTGCGCGGGCTCGGGGTCGACGAGGCGCTGATCGAGTCGGTGCGTCGCCCGATCGGGTTGAACATCGGGTCGCGCACGCCCGCCGAGATCGCGATCGCGACGCTGGCCGGGCTGATCGCCGACCGGAACGGCAAGCCGGGCGGCTTCGAGTTCTAG
- the fabG gene encoding 3-oxoacyl-ACP reductase FabG: protein MSQPRTAIVTGAARGIGAAVAKRLARDGFKVAVIDLDEASCADTVDAIEAEGGTAMAVGADVSKSDQVDAAVAKVAEALGAPTVLVNNAGILRDNLIFKMTDDDWDAVMNVHLRGSFLMTRAVQRHQTEQRYGRIVNLSSTSALGNRGQANYATAKAGLQGFTKTLAIELGKFGVTANAIAPGFIETEMTAATAARMGVSFEDFKTGAAAMIPVGRIGNPDDIAATASFLVSEEAGFVSGQVIYVAGGPKD, encoded by the coding sequence GTGTCCCAGCCCCGCACCGCCATCGTCACCGGCGCCGCCCGCGGCATCGGCGCCGCCGTGGCCAAGCGACTCGCCCGCGACGGGTTCAAGGTCGCCGTCATCGACCTCGACGAGGCCAGTTGCGCGGACACGGTCGACGCGATCGAGGCCGAGGGCGGCACGGCCATGGCCGTCGGCGCCGACGTCAGCAAGTCAGACCAGGTCGACGCCGCCGTGGCCAAGGTCGCCGAGGCGCTGGGCGCGCCGACCGTCCTGGTCAACAACGCGGGCATCCTGCGCGACAACCTGATCTTCAAGATGACCGACGACGACTGGGACGCGGTCATGAACGTGCACCTGCGCGGCTCGTTCCTGATGACCCGCGCGGTCCAGCGCCACCAGACCGAGCAGCGCTACGGCCGGATCGTGAACCTGTCCAGCACGTCGGCACTGGGCAATCGCGGCCAGGCCAACTACGCCACCGCGAAGGCGGGCCTGCAGGGCTTCACCAAGACGCTGGCGATCGAGCTGGGCAAGTTCGGTGTCACCGCCAACGCCATCGCGCCCGGGTTCATCGAGACCGAGATGACCGCGGCGACCGCCGCCCGGATGGGCGTGTCGTTCGAGGACTTCAAGACCGGCGCCGCGGCGATGATCCCGGTCGGCCGGATCGGCAACCCGGACGACATCGCGGCGACGGCGTCGTTCCTGGTGAGCGAGGAGGCCGGGTTCGTCTCCGGCCAGGTGATCTACGTCGCGGGCGGGCCGAAGGACTGA
- a CDS encoding MaoC family dehydratase, with protein sequence MRTFDGIDSLAAALGEHLGYSDWFEITQERVQLFADATGDHQWIHLDTERAAAGPFGGTVAHGYLTLSLLPMLGREVYEFRGFAMGVNYGLNKVRFPSAVRVGARVRLGAQLVSVAPVALGVHAVIAYTIEIGDETKPGCVAEAVVLLVPAKESA encoded by the coding sequence ATGCGGACCTTCGACGGCATCGACTCGCTGGCCGCCGCCCTCGGCGAGCACCTCGGCTACAGCGACTGGTTCGAGATCACCCAAGAGCGGGTCCAGCTCTTCGCCGACGCCACCGGCGACCACCAGTGGATCCACCTCGACACCGAGCGGGCCGCGGCGGGCCCGTTCGGTGGCACCGTCGCGCACGGCTACCTGACCCTCTCGCTGCTGCCCATGCTCGGCCGCGAGGTCTACGAGTTCCGCGGGTTCGCCATGGGTGTCAACTACGGGCTCAACAAGGTGCGTTTTCCCAGCGCCGTGCGAGTCGGCGCCCGAGTCCGGCTGGGCGCCCAACTGGTGTCGGTGGCGCCCGTCGCGCTGGGCGTGCACGCCGTGATCGCCTACACGATCGAGATCGGGGACGAAACGAAGCCCGGCTGCGTGGCCGAGGCCGTCGTCCTGCTCGTCCCCGCGAAGGAGTCCGCGTGA
- a CDS encoding acyl-CoA dehydrogenase family protein, with product MTDIRDRVATLLADHDPATTDRLEFLRARFDAGLAWVHYPEGLGGLGATRTEQQTVEALLTEAGAPDNDPRRIGIGLGMAAPTILAFGSDELKRRLLRPLWTGEEVWCQLFSEPGAGSDLAALGTRARRDGADWLVTGQKVWTSSAHTARWAILVTRTDPDVPKHAGMTYFVCDMTDPGVEVRPLRQITGEAEFNEVFLTDVRIPDAHRLGDVGDGWRVAQTTLMNERVAIGGRPIPRAGGMIGVVADTWRANPDRRTPEAHDRLLKLWVESEALRLAGIRLRQQLTSGSPGPEGSAMKLAFARLAQELSGLELEIAGDGLRYDDWTLRRPDKVDFTGRDAGYRYLRAKGNSIEGGTSEILRNIIAERVLGLPSEPRVDKDVAWKDLPR from the coding sequence GTGACCGACATCCGCGACCGGGTCGCCACGCTGCTGGCCGACCACGACCCGGCCACCACCGACCGGCTGGAGTTCCTGCGCGCCCGCTTCGATGCCGGCCTGGCGTGGGTCCACTACCCCGAGGGCCTTGGCGGACTCGGCGCGACGCGCACCGAGCAGCAGACCGTCGAGGCCCTGCTGACGGAGGCGGGTGCGCCCGACAACGATCCCCGGCGCATCGGCATCGGCCTGGGCATGGCGGCGCCGACGATCCTCGCGTTCGGCTCCGACGAGCTGAAGCGGCGCCTCCTTCGTCCACTGTGGACAGGCGAGGAGGTCTGGTGCCAGCTGTTCAGCGAGCCGGGCGCGGGCTCCGACCTGGCCGCGCTGGGCACCCGCGCGCGCCGCGACGGTGCCGACTGGCTGGTCACCGGGCAGAAGGTGTGGACGTCGAGCGCGCACACCGCGCGCTGGGCGATCCTGGTGACCCGGACCGATCCGGACGTGCCCAAGCACGCGGGCATGACCTACTTCGTCTGTGACATGACCGATCCCGGCGTCGAGGTGCGGCCACTGCGCCAGATCACCGGCGAGGCCGAGTTCAACGAGGTCTTCCTCACCGACGTCCGCATCCCCGACGCGCACCGGCTCGGCGACGTCGGCGACGGGTGGCGGGTCGCGCAGACGACGCTGATGAACGAGCGCGTGGCCATCGGCGGCAGGCCGATCCCGCGTGCGGGCGGGATGATCGGCGTCGTCGCCGACACCTGGCGGGCCAACCCGGACCGCCGCACACCCGAGGCACACGACCGGCTGCTGAAGCTGTGGGTGGAGTCGGAGGCGCTGCGGCTGGCGGGCATCCGGCTGCGGCAGCAGTTGACCAGCGGCTCCCCCGGCCCCGAGGGCTCCGCGATGAAGCTGGCCTTCGCCCGGCTCGCCCAGGAATTGTCCGGCCTGGAGTTGGAGATCGCGGGCGACGGCCTGCGCTATGACGACTGGACACTGCGCCGTCCCGACAAGGTCGACTTCACCGGCCGCGACGCCGGCTACCGCTACCTGCGCGCCAAGGGGAATTCCATCGAGGGCGGCACCTCGGAGATCTTGCGCAACATCATCGCCGAGCGCGTACTCGGCCTGCCCTCGGAGCCAAGGGTCGACAAGGACGTCGCGTGGAAGGATCTCCCGCGGTGA
- a CDS encoding acyl-CoA dehydrogenase family protein, protein MDLDPNLLSTDVEESLRAGVRELLADKSDPATVLSRIEADPYDRGLWKTLADLGATSLPVPEDLGGQGAGWREAAVVAEELGRSVTPAPFLSSAVLATAALLELDDDNARAALGRIASGESVIVLAVPLSSFTVAIDGPLAGIVRSVADAGVADQFLVPADGALYLVDAAEVAPVVSLDLTRPVGDVTFDGTGTRLSGDARSAVDSALRAGAAMLAAEQVGIADWCLTTTVAYLKQRYQFGRQVGGFQAIKHRLADLWQSIALARAAALNAADALATGQDVAVAVAVAQSLCSTVAVKAAEEAVQLHGGIGMTWEHPVHLFLKRAKADELALGTPGRHRAALAALVDLPG, encoded by the coding sequence ATGGACCTCGACCCAAACCTGCTTTCCACCGACGTCGAAGAGTCCCTGCGCGCGGGTGTTCGGGAACTGCTGGCGGACAAGTCCGACCCGGCCACAGTGCTGAGCAGGATCGAGGCCGACCCGTACGACCGCGGCCTGTGGAAGACCCTGGCCGACCTCGGCGCGACCTCGCTGCCGGTCCCGGAAGACCTGGGCGGGCAGGGCGCGGGCTGGCGTGAGGCCGCCGTGGTCGCCGAAGAACTCGGCCGTTCAGTGACACCCGCACCGTTTCTCAGCAGTGCCGTGCTGGCGACCGCCGCGCTGCTCGAACTCGACGACGACAATGCCCGGGCCGCGCTGGGCCGGATCGCGTCCGGCGAATCGGTCATCGTGCTCGCCGTTCCGCTGTCTTCGTTCACCGTGGCGATCGATGGGCCGCTCGCCGGAATCGTGCGGTCGGTGGCTGACGCGGGAGTCGCCGACCAGTTCCTCGTGCCCGCCGACGGTGCCCTGTACCTGGTCGACGCCGCCGAGGTCGCGCCGGTCGTGTCGCTTGACCTGACCCGGCCTGTCGGCGACGTGACGTTCGACGGCACCGGGACCCGGCTGTCCGGTGACGCACGGTCTGCTGTGGACAGTGCGCTGCGGGCAGGGGCTGCGATGCTGGCCGCCGAGCAGGTCGGGATCGCAGACTGGTGCCTGACCACGACGGTCGCGTACCTCAAGCAGCGCTACCAGTTCGGCCGCCAGGTGGGTGGCTTCCAGGCGATCAAGCACCGTCTCGCCGATCTCTGGCAGTCGATCGCGCTGGCCCGCGCCGCGGCCCTCAACGCGGCTGACGCGCTCGCCACCGGCCAGGATGTCGCGGTGGCCGTCGCGGTGGCGCAGTCGCTGTGCTCGACGGTGGCGGTGAAGGCGGCCGAGGAGGCTGTGCAGCTGCACGGCGGGATCGGCATGACGTGGGAGCACCCGGTGCACCTGTTCCTCAAGCGCGCCAAGGCAGACGAACTGGCACTCGGCACCCCGGGCAGACACCGGGCAGCCCTCGCGGCGCTGGTGGATCTTCCAGGATGA
- a CDS encoding TetR/AcrR family transcriptional regulator, whose amino-acid sequence MTNDIVADQFPAVTAAAARRLMAAAVDSFSERGYHATTTRDIATAAGMSPAALYVHFPSKAAVLAAISRNGHEQALALVESAASGPGDPPARMRVLVTEMAAWHATRHQIARIVQYEINALPDADYATVADLRLRTERVVRALIAEGVADEHFDCDARTAARAVLSLCVDIARWYTAGSTPKPAELGRRYADLVISMLGGSRP is encoded by the coding sequence ATGACGAATGACATTGTCGCTGATCAGTTTCCGGCGGTGACCGCCGCGGCGGCGCGTCGGCTGATGGCCGCCGCGGTGGACTCGTTCAGCGAACGCGGCTACCACGCCACGACGACCCGCGACATCGCCACCGCGGCCGGGATGAGCCCGGCCGCGCTGTATGTCCACTTCCCGTCGAAGGCCGCGGTGCTGGCCGCGATCAGCCGCAACGGGCACGAGCAGGCGCTGGCCCTGGTCGAGTCCGCCGCGTCCGGGCCGGGCGACCCGCCCGCGCGGATGCGGGTCCTGGTGACCGAGATGGCCGCCTGGCACGCGACCCGGCACCAGATCGCCCGGATCGTGCAGTACGAGATCAACGCCCTGCCCGACGCCGACTACGCCACGGTCGCCGACCTGCGGCTGCGGACCGAGCGGGTCGTGCGCGCGCTGATCGCCGAGGGAGTCGCCGACGAGCACTTCGACTGCGACGCGCGTACCGCGGCCAGGGCGGTGCTGTCGCTGTGCGTCGACATCGCCCGCTGGTACACGGCGGGCAGCACCCCGAAACCCGCCGAACTGGGCCGCCGCTACGCCGACCTGGTGATCTCGATGCTCGGCGGCTCCAGGCCCTAG
- a CDS encoding DeoR/GlpR family DNA-binding transcription regulator yields the protein MDRYERLSALLDLLGQSGKVDVEDLARDLAVSAATIRRDLDHLAEQQLLTRTRGGAVANNVAYDLPLRYKTARHASEKERIGKAAAAMVARGAVVGLNGGTTTTEIGRALAIRPDFAQSDEPGVTVVTNALNIANELAVRPHVKIVVTGGVARPQSFELSGPLATRILGEVTLDVVFLGVDAVDPGRGAYAHHEGEASINRLMTERARQVVCVADGSKLGKHAFAQICPTSKLNVLITDETAPPEVVAAFEAEGVEVQIV from the coding sequence GTGGACCGGTACGAGAGACTCAGCGCGCTGCTCGACCTGCTCGGGCAGAGCGGCAAGGTCGACGTCGAGGATCTGGCGCGGGATCTGGCGGTGTCCGCCGCGACGATCCGGCGCGACCTCGACCATTTGGCCGAGCAGCAGCTGCTCACGCGGACCCGCGGCGGCGCCGTGGCCAACAACGTGGCCTACGACCTGCCCCTGCGCTACAAGACCGCCCGCCACGCCTCCGAGAAGGAACGCATCGGCAAGGCGGCCGCGGCTATGGTCGCCCGCGGCGCCGTGGTCGGCCTCAACGGCGGCACCACGACCACCGAGATCGGCCGCGCGCTGGCGATCCGCCCCGACTTCGCCCAGTCCGACGAGCCGGGCGTCACCGTGGTCACCAACGCGCTGAACATCGCCAACGAGCTCGCGGTGCGGCCGCACGTGAAGATCGTGGTCACCGGGGGAGTGGCTCGCCCGCAGTCCTTCGAGCTCAGCGGCCCGCTGGCCACCCGGATCCTCGGCGAGGTCACCCTGGACGTGGTGTTCCTGGGGGTCGACGCGGTCGACCCCGGCCGCGGCGCCTACGCCCACCACGAGGGCGAGGCCAGCATCAACCGGCTGATGACCGAGCGCGCCCGCCAGGTCGTGTGCGTCGCCGACGGCTCCAAGCTCGGCAAGCACGCCTTCGCCCAGATCTGCCCGACCTCGAAGCTGAACGTGCTCATCACCGACGAGACGGCCCCGCCCGAGGTCGTGGCGGCGTTCGAGGCCGAGGGCGTGGAAGTCCAGATCGTCTAG
- a CDS encoding bifunctional FO biosynthesis protein CofGH encodes MTPVVPTDSALRRALRRARDGVAIDQVEAEVLLHARGEHLDDLFATASRQRDAGLAAAGRPGVITYSRKVFIPLTRLCRDRCHYCTFATVPHRLPAPFLSPDEVLDIARAGAEMGCKEALFTLGDRPEDRWPAAAEWLEAAGYPDTLSYVRAMAIRVLEETGLLPHLNPGVLSWTDLQRLKPVAPSMGMMLETTATRLWSEPGGPHYGSPDKEPAVRLRVLEDAGRSAVPFTTGILIGIGETLAERVESLFAIRGVARRYGGVQEVIIQNFRAKPDTAMRGMPDAEADELAATVAVARVVLGPKTRIQAPPNLIGGEYGLLLRAGIDDWGGVSPLTPDHVNPERPWPQIDTLAAQTAEAGFRLAERLTIYPEYIHRGEPWLDPRLGAHVAALADPATGLAVEGAALVGRPWQEPEVALTASGRTDLHTAIDTEGRTGDRRDDFDSVYGDWEELRGQVTQPSALPVGTGQLRPEFRAALRHAEKSPAETSTDDALVLLSAQRGAEIEALAELADGLRRDAVGDEVTYVVTRNINFTNVCYTGCRFCAFAQRRTDADAYTLSLDQVGQRAEQAWSVGATEVCMQGGIHPDLPGTAYFDIAAEVKRRAPGLHVHAFSPMEVVNGASRTDLSIRDWLVAAREAGVDSLPGTAAEILDDEVRWVLTKGKLPTATWIEVVTTAHELGIPTTSTMMYGHVDTSAHWVAHLKLIGEIQQRTGGFTEFVLLPFVHTNAPLYLAGIARPGPTRLENRAVHALSRILLHGRIKNIQTSWVKLGDDGVVEVLRGGVNDLGGTLMEETISRMAGSDNGSYKTIAGLEALATAAGRPARQRTTTYGAVPAERLETGRAHDGVWTPRSLPLLGT; translated from the coding sequence GTGACCCCCGTCGTCCCGACCGACTCCGCGTTGCGCCGCGCCCTGCGCCGTGCCCGCGACGGCGTCGCGATCGACCAGGTCGAGGCCGAGGTGCTGCTGCACGCCCGCGGCGAGCACCTCGACGACCTGTTCGCCACCGCCTCCCGGCAGCGCGACGCGGGGCTGGCCGCGGCGGGTCGGCCAGGGGTGATCACGTATTCGCGCAAGGTCTTCATCCCGCTGACCAGGCTCTGCCGCGACCGCTGCCACTACTGCACCTTCGCCACCGTCCCGCACCGGCTGCCCGCGCCCTTCCTCAGCCCGGACGAGGTCCTCGACATCGCCCGCGCCGGTGCCGAGATGGGTTGCAAGGAAGCGCTGTTCACCCTCGGCGACCGGCCGGAGGACCGCTGGCCCGCCGCGGCCGAGTGGCTCGAGGCCGCCGGTTACCCCGACACCCTGTCCTACGTCCGCGCCATGGCGATCCGGGTCCTGGAGGAGACCGGCCTGCTGCCGCACCTCAACCCGGGCGTGCTGAGCTGGACCGACCTGCAGCGGCTCAAGCCCGTGGCGCCGTCGATGGGCATGATGCTGGAGACCACCGCGACTCGGCTGTGGTCGGAGCCGGGCGGGCCGCACTACGGCTCGCCCGACAAGGAACCCGCCGTCCGGCTGCGGGTGCTGGAGGACGCGGGCCGCTCGGCCGTCCCGTTCACCACCGGGATCTTGATCGGCATCGGCGAGACCCTGGCCGAACGCGTCGAGTCGCTGTTCGCAATCCGCGGGGTCGCCCGGCGCTACGGCGGCGTCCAGGAAGTCATCATCCAGAACTTCCGGGCCAAGCCCGACACCGCGATGCGCGGCATGCCCGACGCCGAGGCCGACGAGCTGGCGGCCACGGTCGCCGTCGCGCGGGTCGTGCTGGGACCCAAGACGCGCATCCAGGCCCCGCCGAACCTGATCGGCGGCGAGTACGGCCTGCTGCTGCGCGCGGGCATCGACGACTGGGGCGGCGTGTCGCCGCTGACGCCCGACCACGTCAACCCCGAGCGCCCGTGGCCGCAGATCGACACTCTCGCGGCCCAGACGGCCGAGGCGGGCTTCCGCTTAGCTGAGCGGCTGACCATCTACCCCGAGTACATCCACCGCGGCGAACCCTGGCTCGACCCGCGTCTCGGCGCCCACGTGGCCGCGCTGGCCGATCCGGCGACCGGTCTGGCCGTCGAGGGCGCGGCGCTGGTCGGCCGCCCCTGGCAGGAGCCCGAGGTGGCGCTCACCGCGTCCGGCCGCACCGACCTGCACACCGCGATCGACACCGAGGGCCGCACGGGCGACCGCCGCGACGACTTCGACTCGGTCTACGGCGACTGGGAGGAACTGCGCGGCCAGGTCACCCAGCCCAGCGCGCTGCCCGTGGGCACCGGGCAGCTCCGCCCCGAGTTCCGCGCCGCGCTGCGCCACGCGGAGAAGTCACCCGCCGAGACATCGACCGACGACGCCCTGGTCCTGCTCTCGGCCCAGCGGGGCGCCGAGATCGAGGCGCTCGCCGAACTGGCCGACGGACTACGCCGCGACGCCGTCGGCGACGAGGTGACCTACGTCGTCACCCGCAACATCAACTTCACCAACGTCTGCTACACCGGCTGCCGGTTCTGCGCCTTCGCCCAGCGGCGCACCGACGCCGACGCCTACACGCTGTCCCTCGACCAGGTCGGCCAGCGCGCCGAGCAGGCGTGGTCGGTCGGCGCCACCGAGGTCTGCATGCAGGGCGGCATCCACCCCGACCTGCCCGGCACCGCGTACTTCGACATCGCCGCCGAGGTCAAGCGGCGCGCCCCCGGCCTGCACGTGCACGCGTTCTCGCCGATGGAGGTCGTCAACGGGGCCAGCCGCACCGACCTGTCGATCCGCGACTGGCTGGTGGCCGCGCGCGAGGCAGGCGTCGACTCGCTGCCCGGCACCGCGGCGGAGATCCTCGACGACGAGGTCCGCTGGGTGCTGACCAAGGGCAAGCTGCCCACCGCCACCTGGATCGAGGTCGTCACCACCGCCCACGAACTGGGCATCCCGACCACCTCGACGATGATGTACGGCCACGTCGACACCTCCGCGCACTGGGTGGCCCACCTCAAGCTGATCGGCGAGATCCAGCAGCGGACCGGCGGGTTCACCGAGTTCGTCCTGCTGCCGTTCGTGCACACCAACGCGCCGCTCTACCTCGCCGGGATCGCCCGGCCCGGTCCCACCCGGCTGGAGAACCGGGCCGTGCACGCGCTGTCCAGGATCCTGCTGCACGGCCGGATCAAGAACATCCAGACCAGCTGGGTCAAACTCGGCGACGACGGCGTTGTCGAAGTGCTGCGCGGCGGCGTCAACGATCTCGGCGGCACCCTGATGGAGGAGACCATCAGCCGGATGGCGGGCAGCGACAACGGCAGCTACAAGACGATCGCGGGCCTGGAGGCACTGGCGACCGCGGCGGGCCGCCCCGCGCGGCAGCGCACCACGACATACGGCGCGGTGCCCGCCGAGCGGCTGGAGACCGGCCGCGCGCACGACGGCGTCTGGACTCCCCGATCGCTCCCGTTGCTGGGAACGTAG
- a CDS encoding DoxX family protein, with the protein MIGSESGRKDAMMLRRLARPMLAAIFIGGGLESLRDPAAHAEQAKALLDRLPGDSHTLVRLDGAVKVGAGAALALGRFPKASALLLFASLVPTTLGAHRFWAEKDAAVAKQEQVHFAKNLGLLGGLLLAITAAERQR; encoded by the coding sequence ATGATCGGTTCCGAATCAGGACGGAAGGACGCGATGATGCTGCGCAGGCTCGCCCGACCCATGCTCGCCGCCATCTTCATCGGGGGTGGCCTGGAGTCGCTGCGTGACCCGGCCGCCCACGCCGAGCAGGCCAAGGCGCTGCTCGACCGGCTGCCGGGCGACTCGCACACCCTGGTCCGGCTCGACGGCGCGGTGAAGGTCGGCGCTGGTGCCGCCCTCGCGCTGGGCCGCTTTCCCAAGGCCTCCGCGCTGCTGCTGTTCGCGAGCCTGGTCCCCACCACCCTCGGCGCCCACCGCTTCTGGGCGGAGAAGGACGCCGCGGTCGCCAAGCAGGAGCAGGTCCACTTCGCCAAGAACCTCGGCCTGCTCGGCGGGCTGCTGCTGGCCATCACGGCGGCCGAACGCCAGCGGTGA
- a CDS encoding DoxX family protein, whose protein sequence is MILRRLARPLLAGIFITGGIDALRAPEAHAEAAKPLIDSVAGKLPEQVPTDPVTLVKIDGVIKVGAGVLLALGKFPRLSALALSGSLVPTTLAQHRFWEEKDPGQRKHQQAHFLKNLGLLGGLLLAAVDTEGKPSLGWRARHAAHDVGDWARDAGETVAEAPKKARKALADALPG, encoded by the coding sequence ATGATCTTGCGCAGGTTGGCCAGGCCCCTGCTCGCGGGCATCTTCATCACCGGCGGCATCGACGCGCTGCGGGCGCCCGAGGCCCACGCCGAAGCGGCGAAACCGCTGATCGACAGCGTGGCGGGCAAGCTGCCCGAGCAGGTCCCCACCGACCCGGTGACGCTGGTGAAGATCGACGGCGTCATCAAGGTGGGCGCAGGCGTGTTGCTGGCGCTCGGCAAGTTCCCCCGCCTGTCGGCGTTGGCGCTGTCGGGCAGCCTCGTGCCGACGACCCTGGCCCAGCACCGGTTCTGGGAGGAGAAGGACCCGGGCCAGCGCAAGCACCAGCAGGCCCACTTCCTCAAGAACCTCGGCCTGCTCGGCGGGCTCCTGCTGGCCGCGGTCGACACCGAGGGCAAGCCCTCCCTGGGCTGGCGGGCCCGACACGCCGCTCACGACGTCGGCGACTGGGCCCGCGACGCGGGGGAGACGGTGGCCGAGGCGCCCAAGAAGGCCCGCAAGGCGCTCGCCGACGCGTTGCCCGGCTGA
- a CDS encoding dihydrodipicolinate synthase family protein — MELAGIFVPLITPFTADDHVDVDALAGLAHQVIADGASGLVALGTTAEVSALDAGERATVVEVCASVARELHVPLVVGAGGSATAASVRDLAALTRPEITAAMTLVPPFTRPSEAGVVEHFRVLAEASPVPLIVYNVPYRTALSLSAETVLRIADLPRVIGTKHSVGAVDPATVAILGRRPPGFAVMAGDDVLVSPLLALGAAGGILASAHLRTADFVELATAWRKGEADRARALGHDLADLSAKLFAEPNPVVIKAVLHAHGRIATPNVRLPLLPATAVPTV, encoded by the coding sequence ATGGAACTCGCAGGCATCTTCGTCCCCCTGATCACGCCCTTCACCGCCGATGACCACGTCGACGTCGACGCCCTGGCCGGATTGGCCCACCAGGTCATCGCCGACGGTGCCTCGGGCCTGGTCGCGCTGGGAACCACCGCGGAGGTGTCGGCGCTGGACGCGGGGGAGCGGGCCACCGTGGTCGAGGTCTGCGCGTCGGTCGCTCGGGAGCTGCATGTGCCTCTGGTCGTCGGCGCGGGCGGCAGCGCGACCGCGGCCTCCGTCCGCGACCTCGCGGCGCTGACCCGCCCCGAGATCACCGCCGCGATGACCCTCGTCCCGCCGTTCACCCGCCCCTCGGAGGCGGGCGTCGTCGAGCACTTCCGCGTGCTCGCCGAGGCCAGCCCGGTTCCCCTGATCGTCTACAACGTGCCCTACCGAACCGCCCTGTCGCTGTCGGCCGAGACGGTCCTGCGCATCGCGGACCTGCCCAGGGTGATCGGGACCAAGCACAGTGTCGGCGCCGTTGATCCGGCCACCGTCGCCATCCTGGGCAGGCGCCCACCCGGCTTCGCCGTGATGGCGGGCGACGACGTCCTCGTCTCGCCGCTGCTGGCCCTGGGTGCCGCGGGCGGGATCCTGGCCTCCGCGCACCTCCGCACGGCCGACTTCGTCGAGCTGGCGACCGCCTGGCGCAAGGGCGAGGCCGACCGGGCCCGGGCGCTCGGGCACGACCTCGCCGACCTCTCGGCGAAGCTGTTCGCCGAGCCGAACCCCGTCGTCATCAAGGCCGTTCTGCACGCCCACGGGCGGATCGCCACCCCGAACGTGCGGCTGCCGCTGCTGCCCGCCACGGCGGTCCCGACCGTGTGA
- a CDS encoding amphi-Trp domain-containing protein, translating to MGETRDIERIYSTTEVVAKLRRLADALESETSFRIQIAGERIRVPVRAQFSIEHERGDGSEEIEFQLKWDLEEADDDEDDDAVV from the coding sequence GTGGGCGAGACAAGGGACATCGAACGGATCTACTCCACCACTGAGGTCGTCGCGAAGCTCCGCCGCCTCGCCGACGCGCTGGAGTCGGAGACCTCGTTCCGCATCCAGATCGCGGGTGAGCGCATCCGGGTGCCGGTGCGCGCCCAGTTCTCCATCGAGCACGAGCGCGGCGACGGCTCGGAGGAGATCGAGTTCCAGCTGAAGTGGGACCTCGAAGAGGCCGACGACGACGAGGACGACGACGCCGTCGTCTGA